From Aedes albopictus strain Foshan chromosome 1, AalbF5, whole genome shotgun sequence, one genomic window encodes:
- the LOC134287981 gene encoding protein trunk: MHAGLLLLQLLLSLSGISNGRAALSYLNNQQPQNCVQLPAPVLSNILGPAYNSRYMSIDKPPVMDEEPATGDMDGKRGASSGFYSAFFVDDDYLEEVGNSPAWAVDHTKDTANQLRKGPLNKREAFDSLLHEIGSKSRSTRNARRNQNGSGASRPWQCDAKIRWIDLGDEYYPRFLRTVECAKTRCWYGHYQCTPRSFTVKLLRKRSGQCVSADQLHKIGVEGLPGELSELWVWEERAVNFCCDCSPRF; the protein is encoded by the coding sequence ATGCATGCCGGCCTACTCCTATTACAACTGCTATTGTCGCTGTCGGGCATATCGAATGGACGCGCTGCTCTTAGCTATCTGAACAACCAACAGCCGCAGAACTGCGTGCAGCTGCCTGCGCCGGTTCTGTCCAACATCCTCGGACCGGCGTACAACTCGCGCTACATGAGCATCGACAAGCCGCCCGTCATGGACGAAGAACCGGCCACCGGCGACATGGACGGAAAACGAGGCGCGTCGAGCGGGTTCTATTCCGCCTTCTTCGTGGATGACGACTACCTGGAGGAGGTCGGGAATAGTCCAGCTTGGGCCGTAGACCACACCAAGGATACGGCCAATCAGCTCCGGAAGGGTCCTTTGAACAAACGAGAAGCTTTCGACTCGTTGCTGCACGAAATCGGATCCAAAAGTCGTTCAACTCGGAACGCTCGTCGGAACCAAAACGGCAGCGGAGCGTCACGACCGTGGCAATGCGACGCCAAGATCCGCTGGATTGACCTGGGTGACGAATACTACCCACGCTTCCTGCGTACCGTGGAATGCGCCAAGACGCGCTGCTGGTATGGCCATTACCAGTGTACGCCGCGCTCCTTCACGGTGAAGTTGCTACGCAAACGCTCCGGACAGTGCGTTTCGGCCGACCAGCTGCACAAGATCGGCGTCGAGGGACTCCCCGGAGAGCTCAGCGAACTCTGGGTTTGGGAGGAGCGTGCCGTCAACTTCTGCTGTGACTGTTCTCCACGGTTCTGA